From the genome of Bacteroides sp. MSB163, one region includes:
- a CDS encoding MFS transporter, producing MNSTKRISPWAWVPTLYFAQGIPYFIVNNISVLMFAKMGVPNGEMALFTSLLYLPWTIKPFWSPFIDIIKTKRWWIISMQILMSIAFILLTLSIPKPDEATIAAGTTPISMFTITLILFIITAFASATHDIAADGFYMLALKQSDQAAFVGIRSTFYRLASIFGQGVLVAIAGAIELRYKDIPLSWTITMLVTAVMFSLVTFYHLFTIPKPTSDKSVLTPGTANAKAIFQEFGRTFATYFTKPGVWLAIAFMLLYRLPEAFLIKMCMPFLVASKEAGGLELSTAEVGIVYGTIGVIFLTVGGILGGLFASRIGLKKSIWWMAACMTLPCLTFVYLAIGQPDNLFAISTAIAIEQFGYGFGFTAYMLYMMYFSEGEFKTSHYAICTAFMALSMMIPGMFAGYLQEAVGYVNFFWIVILCCAATIVVTVFADRKIDPTYGKK from the coding sequence ATGAACAGTACAAAAAGAATATCACCGTGGGCATGGGTACCTACCTTATACTTTGCACAAGGCATCCCCTACTTCATAGTCAACAACATCTCGGTACTAATGTTTGCCAAGATGGGTGTTCCCAATGGAGAGATGGCTTTGTTTACGAGTTTGCTGTATCTGCCCTGGACCATCAAGCCCTTCTGGAGCCCGTTCATCGACATCATCAAGACCAAACGATGGTGGATCATCTCCATGCAAATCCTGATGTCGATAGCATTCATTCTGTTGACACTGTCCATTCCGAAACCGGATGAAGCGACGATAGCTGCCGGAACAACTCCCATCAGCATGTTCACCATCACGCTGATTCTGTTTATCATTACAGCGTTCGCCTCGGCCACGCACGATATTGCCGCCGACGGCTTCTATATGCTGGCATTGAAGCAAAGCGACCAGGCAGCATTCGTCGGCATCCGAAGCACCTTCTACCGCCTTGCATCCATCTTCGGACAAGGAGTACTCGTAGCCATAGCCGGCGCCATCGAGCTGAGGTACAAAGACATTCCACTGTCATGGACCATCACAATGCTGGTAACAGCCGTCATGTTCAGTCTGGTGACTTTCTACCACCTCTTTACCATACCCAAGCCTACCTCCGACAAGTCTGTACTGACACCGGGAACAGCCAATGCAAAAGCCATATTCCAAGAGTTCGGACGCACGTTCGCCACTTACTTCACCAAACCCGGCGTATGGCTGGCCATCGCGTTCATGCTGCTTTATCGTCTTCCCGAAGCATTCCTCATCAAGATGTGCATGCCTTTCCTGGTAGCTTCTAAAGAGGCAGGAGGCCTGGAACTTTCCACGGCAGAAGTAGGTATTGTATATGGCACTATCGGAGTAATATTCCTCACCGTAGGCGGTATCCTGGGCGGATTATTCGCATCGCGCATCGGACTGAAGAAATCCATCTGGTGGATGGCGGCGTGCATGACACTTCCCTGTCTGACCTTCGTCTATCTCGCCATCGGCCAGCCCGATAACCTGTTTGCCATCTCAACGGCCATCGCCATCGAGCAGTTCGGCTACGGATTCGGATTCACGGCCTATATGCTTTATATGATGTACTTCTCCGAAGGAGAGTTCAAGACGTCGCACTACGCCATCTGTACCGCTTTCATGGCACTGAGCATGATGATTCCGGGCATGTTCGCAGGTTACCTTCAGGAAGCGGTCGGTTACGTCAATTTCTTCTGGATCGTAATACTCTGCTGTGCCGCCACTATTGTGGTCACGGTGTTTGCCGACAGGAAGATTGACCCAACATACGGGAAGAAGTGA
- a CDS encoding acyltransferase family protein, with amino-acid sequence MNSQTKTNKRILALDILRGVTIAGMIMVNNPGTWGHIYAPLRHAEWNGLTPTDLVFPFFMFIMGISTYISLKKYNFEFSHAAALKILKRTIIIFLIGLAIGWFSRFCYYWAGSHEGLSFGEQLWASVWTFDRIRILGVMQRLALCYGATAIIALTMKHRHIPYLIATLLVGYFILLMCGNGFAYNETNILSIVDRAILTPAHMYKDNGIDPEGLLSTIPSIAHVLLGFCVGRMMLDSNKAESREALLNSHLIKLFLVGAILTFAGFLLSYGCPINKKIWSPTFVLTTCGLASSFLALLIWIIDVKGYKKWCTFFEAFGVNPLFMYVLGGVLSILLGSISFPWGDGSISIHGFLYKIVLMPIFGETSGSLAYALLFVAINWCIGYQLYKRKIYIKI; translated from the coding sequence ATGAACAGTCAGACTAAGACAAACAAGCGCATTCTTGCCCTCGACATCCTTCGCGGTGTCACCATTGCGGGCATGATTATGGTGAACAACCCCGGCACTTGGGGACATATATATGCCCCTCTGCGCCACGCCGAGTGGAATGGCCTCACCCCCACCGACCTCGTCTTCCCCTTCTTCATGTTCATCATGGGTATCTCTACCTATATCTCCCTGAAGAAGTACAATTTCGAGTTCAGCCATGCAGCCGCCCTAAAGATATTGAAGCGTACCATTATCATCTTCCTGATCGGACTTGCCATCGGCTGGTTCTCCAGATTCTGTTACTACTGGGCAGGCTCCCATGAAGGTCTCAGCTTCGGCGAACAACTCTGGGCATCCGTCTGGACTTTCGACCGCATCCGTATCCTGGGTGTCATGCAGCGTCTGGCCCTTTGCTACGGTGCTACCGCTATCATTGCGCTGACCATGAAACACCGTCATATCCCTTATCTCATTGCCACATTACTGGTAGGTTACTTCATCCTGCTGATGTGTGGCAACGGATTTGCTTACAACGAAACCAATATCCTCTCCATAGTGGACCGTGCCATCCTCACCCCCGCACACATGTACAAGGACAACGGCATTGATCCCGAAGGTCTTTTAAGCACCATCCCATCCATTGCCCATGTATTGCTGGGCTTCTGCGTGGGTCGCATGATGCTAGACAGCAATAAAGCCGAGAGCCGCGAAGCGTTACTAAACTCTCACCTGATCAAATTATTCCTGGTTGGTGCCATTCTTACTTTTGCAGGCTTCCTGCTGAGCTACGGTTGTCCTATCAACAAGAAAATCTGGTCTCCCACCTTCGTTCTCACCACTTGCGGACTGGCCTCCAGTTTCCTGGCACTGCTCATCTGGATCATCGACGTAAAAGGATACAAGAAATGGTGTACTTTCTTCGAGGCTTTCGGTGTCAACCCCCTGTTCATGTACGTTCTGGGTGGAGTACTAAGTATCCTGCTCGGCAGCATCAGCTTCCCTTGGGGTGATGGCAGCATCAGCATACACGGATTCTTATACAAGATCGTTCTTATGCCGATATTCGGTGAGACAAGCGGTTCACTGGCCTACGCACTGCTCTTTGTAGCCATCAACTGGTGCATCGGCTATCAATTGTATAAACGGAAGATATATATCAAGATATAG
- a CDS encoding DUF4922 domain-containing protein, whose amino-acid sequence MNQTINNLLIEQLASWETARNNYAALSGVQVKELDVNGIPYKVQFNPARIVSSGAKVDARSIKERKCFLCPANLPPVQKGIPFEGHYNILVNPFPIFPRHLTIPEVTHVNQRIAVRFKDMLALAQTLTDYTIFYNGPKCGASAPDHAHFQAGNKGFMPIEKDWRGQIAGKVADYGEATLWYLNDAPRATLVIEATNKKHAAALFDIIYHSLDIKPGDDEPMMNVLAWYEDEKWIVCVFPREKHRPACYTAEGDANLLSSPASVDLGGVFITPVEKDFLKITAEDIAQILSEVSLSAEDFHRVRQRIKEKILR is encoded by the coding sequence ATGAACCAAACCATAAACAATCTACTCATCGAGCAACTTGCCTCCTGGGAAACGGCACGTAACAACTACGCTGCCCTCAGCGGTGTGCAGGTGAAGGAACTGGATGTAAACGGCATTCCTTATAAGGTACAGTTCAATCCCGCACGTATCGTCTCTTCGGGAGCTAAAGTAGATGCCCGGTCCATCAAGGAACGCAAATGTTTCCTCTGCCCGGCCAACTTGCCGCCGGTGCAGAAAGGGATTCCGTTCGAAGGACATTATAATATCCTGGTCAATCCGTTCCCTATCTTTCCCCGCCACCTGACGATACCGGAAGTGACACACGTGAACCAGCGCATAGCCGTCCGTTTTAAGGATATGCTGGCATTGGCACAGACGTTAACGGATTACACGATATTCTATAATGGTCCCAAGTGCGGTGCCTCCGCCCCCGACCATGCTCACTTCCAGGCAGGCAACAAAGGTTTCATGCCTATTGAGAAGGACTGGCGCGGACAGATAGCAGGCAAAGTGGCAGATTACGGTGAAGCTACCCTCTGGTACCTGAATGACGCTCCCCGTGCAACGCTGGTCATCGAAGCAACCAATAAGAAACATGCCGCCGCCCTGTTCGATATCATTTACCACTCACTGGACATCAAACCAGGAGATGACGAACCGATGATGAATGTATTGGCATGGTATGAAGATGAGAAATGGATCGTATGCGTATTTCCACGTGAGAAGCATCGTCCGGCTTGCTATACAGCCGAAGGAGATGCCAATTTATTGAGTAGTCCCGCATCCGTAGACCTCGGCGGAGTGTTTATCACACCGGTCGAAAAAGACTTTCTCAAGATCACAGCTGAAGATATAGCCCAGATCCTGAGTGAGGTATCGCTTTCTGCCGAAGACTTCCATCGGGTGCGTCAGCGTATTAAAGAGAAGATATTAAGATAG
- a CDS encoding FAD-binding and (Fe-S)-binding domain-containing protein, whose protein sequence is MVKSIYTSFLREIRELIPQDRIYTDELRRLAWGTDAGFYRLIPQIVIRSGSEEEISNLLKLADRYGLPVTFRAAGTSLSGQAISDSILIVAGKHWEKYCISPDHEQITLQPGIIGQRVNEILAPYGRKFAPDPASVKSAMVGGIVMNNASGMNCGTHANSDKVLLSARIVLADGTVLDTGDDISRAAFEVTHPDFLNRIRELRDRIRANEELAARIRYKYSIKNVTGLNLLPFVRFDDPFDIIAHLMVGSEGTLAFLSQVTMRTEYDYPHKASAMLYFTSIKDACRAVVAMKELNSSFIVKGAELLDYKSLSSVEDPIYIRYKQEVSDASGLTAVLTETKARTREELEQNISIIEECLKPFSTYIPVHFTDRPEEYSKYWAIRSGIFPSVGGTRQPGTTCLIEDVAFHIKDLPEATADLQQLIARHGYDDACIYGHALEGNYHFILNQSFSSDAEVKRYEDLMNDVKTLVVDKYDGSLKAEHGTGRNMAPFVKYEWGEAAFEAMKAVKQLFDPKGLLNPGVIFNDDPQCHIKNLKQLTLLSIDNSQLTIDSSMQHDSVTQHSAANCQLSTVNCQLNKCIECGFCEVNCLSCGFTLSSRQRIVLQREISRLKQSGTDPERLSLLEKQYRYPGNQTCAGDGLCSMSCPMNINTGDLTHIIRQEALPKGSLGYKAGNFVANHFAGVKSSLRPVLSLANFGHSVLGTKAMSSITKGMHNVLGVPLWTPAMPLPIDNSQLTIDNSMQHDSAESNSTAQHSATNCQLSTVNCQLKVVYFPSCINQTMGLPKKSPVEQPLINKMISLLQKGGYEVIFPKDMDKLCCGTIWESKGMLDIADRKAAELEAALWEASEQGKYPVLCDQSPCLHRMRETIQKMKLYEPAEFIYTFLRDKLVFTQTDRPVAVHITCSMRRMGLADTIVSLAKLCSTHVFVPEEVGCCGFAGDRGFTYPELNSYALRKLRPQIEASGITIGYSNSRTCEIGLTTNSGIPYVSIAYLVDQCTKGIDNATQHDSAANCQLSTVNCQLNK, encoded by the coding sequence ATGGTAAAAAGTATCTACACTTCGTTTTTGCGGGAAATAAGGGAACTTATTCCGCAAGATAGGATATACACCGACGAACTGCGCCGGTTGGCATGGGGAACAGATGCGGGTTTCTACCGTCTTATCCCACAAATCGTGATTCGTTCGGGCAGCGAAGAGGAAATCTCCAACCTGTTGAAACTTGCCGACCGTTACGGTCTGCCGGTGACGTTTCGTGCCGCAGGAACCAGTTTGTCCGGTCAAGCCATTAGCGACTCTATCCTGATAGTAGCCGGAAAGCACTGGGAGAAGTACTGCATTTCTCCCGATCATGAACAGATCACCTTGCAACCGGGCATCATCGGCCAGCGGGTCAACGAGATTCTCGCGCCCTACGGACGTAAGTTTGCTCCGGACCCGGCAAGCGTGAAATCGGCCATGGTAGGCGGCATCGTCATGAACAACGCCTCGGGCATGAATTGCGGCACACATGCCAATAGTGACAAGGTACTTCTCTCCGCCCGCATCGTATTGGCGGACGGTACCGTACTGGATACAGGGGACGACATTTCGCGCGCCGCCTTCGAAGTCACCCACCCTGATTTCCTTAACCGCATCCGCGAACTGCGCGACCGGATACGTGCCAACGAAGAACTCGCCGCACGCATCCGCTACAAATACTCCATCAAGAACGTAACCGGACTGAACCTCCTGCCATTCGTCCGCTTCGACGACCCGTTCGATATTATCGCCCATCTGATGGTAGGCTCGGAAGGCACGCTCGCGTTCCTTTCGCAAGTCACCATGCGCACCGAGTACGACTATCCGCACAAGGCAAGCGCCATGCTCTATTTTACCAGCATCAAGGATGCTTGCCGGGCAGTGGTGGCGATGAAGGAGCTTAATTCTTCATTTATTGTGAAGGGCGCCGAACTGCTGGACTACAAGAGCCTATCTTCGGTAGAAGACCCTATATATATAAGGTATAAGCAGGAAGTCTCCGATGCCTCCGGCCTCACCGCTGTGCTGACCGAGACCAAAGCCCGCACCCGCGAGGAACTGGAACAGAACATCTCAATAATTGAGGAATGTCTGAAACCTTTCAGCACCTACATCCCCGTGCACTTCACTGACCGGCCGGAAGAATATTCCAAGTATTGGGCTATCCGCTCAGGTATATTCCCATCCGTAGGCGGTACACGCCAACCCGGCACTACCTGCCTCATCGAGGATGTAGCTTTCCACATCAAAGACCTGCCCGAAGCCACTGCAGACCTGCAACAGCTCATCGCCCGCCACGGCTACGATGATGCCTGCATCTACGGTCATGCTCTGGAAGGCAACTACCACTTTATCCTAAACCAATCCTTCAGTAGCGACGCCGAAGTAAAGCGTTACGAGGACCTGATGAATGACGTAAAGACTCTGGTAGTCGATAAATACGACGGTTCGCTGAAAGCCGAACATGGCACCGGACGTAACATGGCCCCCTTCGTGAAATATGAATGGGGAGAGGCAGCTTTTGAAGCCATGAAGGCAGTCAAGCAGTTGTTCGACCCGAAAGGGCTGCTCAATCCGGGAGTTATCTTCAATGATGACCCGCAATGCCACATCAAAAACCTGAAACAGCTAACGCTGTTATCAATTGACAATTCACAATTGACAATTGACAGTTCTATGCAGCATGATAGCGTAACGCAACACAGCGCAGCCAATTGTCAACTGTCAACTGTCAATTGTCAATTAAACAAGTGCATCGAATGTGGTTTCTGCGAAGTGAACTGCCTGTCGTGCGGCTTTACCCTTTCTTCGCGCCAGCGCATTGTACTGCAACGGGAAATATCACGTCTGAAACAAAGCGGTACAGACCCGGAACGTCTGTCTCTACTCGAAAAACAATACCGCTACCCGGGTAATCAAACTTGCGCAGGAGACGGACTGTGCTCCATGTCTTGCCCGATGAATATCAATACAGGAGACCTGACCCATATCATCCGCCAGGAAGCACTGCCGAAAGGTAGCCTCGGATATAAAGCAGGAAATTTCGTAGCCAATCACTTCGCCGGGGTCAAGAGTAGCCTGCGCCCCGTTTTATCATTAGCCAACTTCGGACACTCCGTATTGGGAACCAAAGCCATGAGCAGCATTACGAAAGGAATGCACAATGTATTGGGCGTACCTTTGTGGACGCCTGCCATGCCACTTCCAATTGACAATTCACAACTGACAATTGACAATTCTATGCAGCATGATAGCGCAGAGTCCAACAGCACAGCCCAACATAGCGCAACCAATTGTCAATTGTCAACTGTCAATTGTCAATTGAAAGTAGTCTATTTCCCCAGCTGCATCAACCAAACCATGGGCCTCCCGAAGAAATCCCCTGTGGAGCAACCTTTGATAAACAAGATGATCTCCCTCCTTCAAAAAGGCGGCTACGAAGTCATCTTCCCCAAGGACATGGATAAGCTCTGCTGCGGCACCATCTGGGAAAGTAAAGGTATGCTCGACATTGCCGACCGCAAAGCCGCCGAACTCGAAGCCGCCCTTTGGGAAGCCAGCGAACAAGGCAAATACCCTGTCCTCTGCGATCAAAGCCCCTGCCTGCACCGCATGCGCGAAACCATTCAAAAGATGAAACTCTACGAACCCGCAGAATTCATCTACACTTTCCTGCGAGACAAACTGGTCTTCACGCAGACCGACCGCCCTGTAGCAGTACACATCACCTGCTCCATGCGCCGAATGGGGCTGGCAGATACAATTGTCTCCCTGGCAAAACTCTGTTCTACGCATGTCTTCGTACCCGAAGAAGTAGGCTGCTGTGGTTTTGCCGGCGACCGCGGATTCACCTATCCCGAACTGAACTCCTATGCCTTGCGCAAACTCCGTCCGCAGATAGAAGCATCCGGCATCACCATCGGCTACTCCAACAGTCGTACTTGCGAAATAGGACTGACTACCAACTCAGGTATCCCCTACGTCTCTATCGCCTATCTCGTAGACCAATGCACAAAAGGAATTGACAATGCCACGCAGCATGACAGCGCAGCCAATTGTCAATTATCAACTGTCAATTGTCAATTGAATAAATAA
- a CDS encoding exo-beta-N-acetylmuramidase NamZ family protein, with amino-acid sequence MKKYILLCVLCVLCGASQAQKIRIKTGIEVLKDQNFKCLEGKRVGLITNPTGVDNQMKSTIDILHEAPNVNLVALFGPEHGVRGDVHAGDHVTDIRDASTGLPVRSLYGKTRKATPEMLKDIDVLVYDIQDIGCRSFTYISTMGLAMEAAAENGKEFIVLDRPNPVGGLKIEGNLVEDDCISFVSQFKIPYLYGLTCGELALMLNGERMMAAPCNLHVVKMKGWKRKMDYVQTGLQWVPSSPHIPHPHSAIFYPVSGILGELGYISIGVGYTIPFQMFAAQWVEAEKLAERLNALNVPGVKFRPMYLKPFYSVGKGELLQGVQVHIMDVQKAPLSDIQFLVMQEIAALYPDRAVFEHADKGRFRMFDMVSGSEEIRKRFSQRNRWEDVRDYWYKDADDFRRLSKKYYLYK; translated from the coding sequence ATGAAGAAGTATATTCTCCTCTGTGTCCTCTGCGTGCTCTGTGGTGCATCGCAGGCACAAAAGATTCGGATAAAGACAGGCATCGAAGTCCTGAAAGACCAGAACTTCAAGTGCCTGGAAGGTAAACGTGTAGGTCTGATTACCAACCCCACCGGAGTGGATAATCAGATGAAATCCACCATTGACATTCTGCACGAAGCACCGAATGTGAATCTGGTCGCCCTCTTCGGCCCGGAGCACGGGGTTCGCGGTGACGTGCATGCCGGCGACCACGTGACGGACATCCGCGATGCCAGCACCGGACTGCCCGTCCGTTCCCTTTACGGCAAAACCCGCAAGGCTACGCCGGAGATGCTGAAAGACATTGACGTATTGGTCTACGATATCCAGGACATCGGTTGCCGCTCATTCACCTATATCAGTACAATGGGGCTGGCTATGGAAGCAGCGGCCGAAAACGGTAAAGAATTTATCGTATTGGACCGCCCCAACCCGGTAGGCGGACTCAAGATAGAAGGCAATCTGGTAGAAGATGATTGCATTTCCTTTGTCAGTCAGTTCAAGATTCCGTACCTTTACGGGCTCACTTGCGGTGAGCTGGCACTGATGCTGAACGGAGAACGGATGATGGCGGCACCGTGCAACCTGCACGTTGTGAAGATGAAAGGCTGGAAACGCAAGATGGACTATGTACAGACGGGGTTACAATGGGTACCCTCTTCTCCGCATATTCCCCATCCGCACTCGGCTATATTCTATCCCGTAAGCGGCATTCTGGGTGAACTGGGATACATATCCATCGGAGTAGGCTATACGATACCGTTCCAGATGTTTGCCGCACAATGGGTAGAAGCAGAAAAACTGGCGGAACGTCTGAACGCATTGAACGTGCCGGGTGTTAAGTTCAGGCCGATGTATCTGAAACCCTTCTATTCCGTAGGTAAGGGCGAATTGCTGCAAGGCGTACAGGTACACATCATGGATGTGCAGAAAGCCCCGCTGAGCGACATCCAATTCCTGGTGATGCAGGAAATCGCAGCGCTCTATCCCGACCGTGCCGTATTTGAGCATGCCGACAAGGGACGTTTCCGCATGTTCGACATGGTAAGCGGCTCGGAAGAGATACGCAAGCGGTTCTCACAGCGCAACCGGTGGGAAGATGTGCGCGACTATTGGTATAAGGATGCTGACGACTTCCGCCGGTTGTCGAAGAAGTACTACCTGTACAAGTAG
- a CDS encoding SpoIID/LytB domain-containing protein, producing MKEPKVHVGILFEPQIEFILLNPYHINGMEISGKQVVTYNEDRILWNGRLYDELLFEPVNEATDAFELLDVTIGINFHWERKEDQRFLGSLKIIVENQKLTAINVIHVEDYLTSVISSEMSATASLELLEAHAVISRSWLLAIDNSQFTIDNSMQHDSAAPNSAANCQLSTVNCQLKWYDREDHTRFDVCADDHCQRYQGITRASTEIVKQAIAATRGQVLTSDGKICDARFSKCCGGAFEEFQYCWEDTPHPYLRKQRDWRGEAGSSSLIADSPLPDLTDEQEAETWIRTSPPAFCNTTNKRILSQVLNNYDQETTDFYRWKVVYTQEELSALILKRSGIDYGQIIDLVPIARGTSGRLWKLKIVGTKKTLTIGKELEIRHTLSTSHLYSSAFVVDKEDISPEGIPARFILTGAGWGHGVGLCQIGAAVMGEQGYKYDAILLHYYIGASIEKLYD from the coding sequence ATGAAAGAGCCCAAAGTACACGTAGGCATATTGTTCGAACCGCAAATAGAGTTTATCCTGCTGAATCCGTACCACATCAACGGTATGGAAATCAGTGGTAAGCAGGTTGTGACCTACAACGAAGACAGGATACTGTGGAACGGACGCCTTTATGACGAGCTTCTATTTGAACCCGTAAACGAAGCCACCGACGCTTTCGAACTGCTCGACGTCACCATCGGCATCAACTTCCACTGGGAGCGTAAAGAAGACCAGCGCTTCCTGGGTTCCCTGAAGATTATTGTGGAGAACCAGAAGCTGACAGCTATCAATGTCATTCACGTAGAAGATTACCTGACCAGCGTAATCTCCAGTGAGATGAGCGCAACGGCTTCATTAGAGCTGTTGGAGGCACATGCCGTGATTTCACGAAGCTGGCTCCTTGCAATTGACAATTCACAATTCACAATTGACAATTCTATGCAGCATGACAGCGCAGCACCCAATAGCGCAGCCAATTGTCAATTGTCAACTGTCAATTGTCAATTGAAGTGGTACGACCGCGAAGACCACACCCGTTTCGACGTCTGTGCAGACGATCATTGCCAGCGTTATCAAGGCATTACCCGTGCCTCCACTGAAATTGTAAAGCAAGCCATCGCTGCCACCCGCGGACAAGTATTGACATCTGACGGTAAGATATGCGATGCCCGTTTCTCCAAATGCTGCGGCGGTGCATTCGAAGAATTCCAATATTGCTGGGAAGATACGCCCCATCCGTATCTCCGGAAACAACGCGACTGGAGAGGGGAAGCTGGTAGCTCGTCACTTATAGCTGATTCACCCCTTCCCGACCTGACGGATGAACAGGAAGCGGAAACATGGATTCGTACCTCTCCACCGGCCTTCTGTAACACCACAAATAAGAGAATCCTTTCGCAGGTGCTGAACAATTACGACCAGGAAACCACCGACTTCTATCGCTGGAAAGTAGTTTACACCCAGGAAGAGCTTTCCGCACTGATCCTGAAACGTTCGGGCATCGATTACGGGCAAATCATTGATCTTGTTCCTATCGCCCGTGGAACTTCAGGTCGCCTCTGGAAACTGAAAATCGTAGGAACCAAGAAGACGCTCACCATTGGTAAAGAGCTGGAAATACGTCACACGCTGTCCACTTCCCACCTGTACAGTTCCGCATTCGTAGTAGATAAGGAAGACATCTCTCCCGAAGGTATCCCCGCCCGTTTCATCCTCACCGGAGCGGGCTGGGGACACGGTGTAGGACTATGCCAGATCGGCGCCGCCGTTATGGGCGAGCAAGGCTATAAGTATGACGCGATACTGTTGCACTATTACATAGGCGCAAGTATCGAGAAGCTATATGACTAA
- a CDS encoding glycosyltransferase family 2 protein, producing the protein MSIVNCFIPFAGAAQAEKTVKGLQETGLVNNIYLLALPDVTENLPGCSTLHMQSIQSSAAIRDIAGHSDAEYTLIYTKYTTLELGLFALERMIHIAEDSGAGMVYADRYQVKEGKQTNAPVIDYQFGSLRDDFDFGSVLLFRTDAFKEAAARMNEDEYKFAGLYDLRLKVSQNESLVHINEYLYSEIEDDTRKSGEKIFDYVDPRNRDRQIEMEQACTAHLKEIGGYLVPEFKQIEFSAGNFEYEASVIIPVRNRIRTIRDAIHSVLKQKTDFKFNLIIIDNHSTDGTTEAIDEFKNDERLIHIIPERNDLGIGGCWNMGVHHPKCGKFAVQLDSDDVYKDENTLTIMVRAFYEQNCAMVVGTYMMTDFNMNMIAPGIIDHKEWTPENGRNNALRINGLGAPRAFYTPVLREVKVPNTSYGEDYALGLNFSRQYQIGRVYDVVYLCRRWDDNSDASLDIVKMNGHNLYKDRIRTWELQARVAMNKKG; encoded by the coding sequence TTGTCAATTGTCAATTGTTTTATTCCCTTTGCGGGAGCTGCACAAGCGGAAAAGACAGTAAAAGGCCTGCAAGAAACCGGCTTAGTGAATAACATTTATCTGCTCGCCCTACCGGACGTTACAGAAAACCTGCCCGGATGCAGTACCCTGCACATGCAATCCATCCAGTCCAGTGCGGCCATAAGAGACATAGCCGGACATAGCGATGCAGAATATACGCTGATCTATACAAAATATACGACACTCGAACTGGGTTTATTCGCCCTGGAGCGTATGATACACATTGCTGAAGACAGCGGTGCAGGCATGGTATATGCTGACCGCTACCAGGTAAAGGAAGGCAAGCAAACCAATGCCCCGGTGATCGATTATCAATTCGGCTCATTGCGCGATGATTTCGACTTCGGTTCCGTACTGTTATTCCGTACGGATGCATTCAAGGAAGCCGCCGCCCGCATGAATGAAGACGAATATAAATTTGCCGGGCTTTATGACCTTCGCCTGAAAGTAAGCCAGAACGAAAGCCTGGTACACATCAATGAGTATCTGTACAGCGAAATCGAAGATGATACCCGCAAGAGCGGCGAGAAGATATTCGATTACGTGGATCCCAGAAACCGCGACCGCCAGATTGAAATGGAACAGGCTTGTACCGCGCATCTGAAAGAAATCGGCGGCTATCTGGTACCTGAATTCAAACAGATAGAATTCTCAGCGGGAAACTTCGAATATGAAGCTTCGGTTATCATCCCCGTACGCAATCGTATCCGTACCATCCGCGATGCCATCCATTCGGTATTGAAGCAGAAGACCGACTTTAAGTTCAACCTGATTATCATCGACAACCACTCTACGGACGGGACCACAGAAGCTATTGACGAATTCAAGAACGACGAACGCCTCATCCATATCATCCCCGAACGCAATGACCTAGGTATTGGCGGTTGCTGGAATATGGGGGTGCATCATCCCAAGTGCGGTAAGTTCGCCGTACAACTGGACAGCGACGATGTATACAAGGATGAAAATACACTGACTATCATGGTTCGCGCTTTCTATGAACAGAATTGCGCCATGGTGGTAGGTACCTATATGATGACAGACTTCAATATGAACATGATTGCTCCGGGTATTATCGACCACAAAGAATGGACACCCGAGAACGGACGCAACAACGCACTCCGTATCAACGGTCTGGGCGCTCCGCGTGCTTTCTATACTCCGGTACTGCGTGAAGTGAAAGTTCCGAACACCAGCTATGGTGAAGACTATGCACTGGGATTGAACTTCTCCCGCCAATACCAGATCGGCCGTGTGTATGACGTAGTTTACCTGTGCCGCCGCTGGGACGACAACTCGGATGCTTCACTGGATATCGTGAAAATGAATGGTCATAATCTGTATAAAGACCGCATCCGTACCTGGGAGCTCCAGGCACGTGTGGCCATGAATAAAAAAGGATAA